The Burkholderia mayonis genome window below encodes:
- the ompA gene encoding outer membrane protein OmpA → MNKLSKLAFIAATAVMAASASAQSVPASRQAVNDNWVNGTGEWVWMNGTNELCWRDAFWTPATANAKCDGALVAQAPAPAPVAPAAPAITSQKITYQADTLFDFDKAILKPAGKQKLDELAAKIQGMNVEVVVATGYTDRIGSDKYNDRLSLRRAQAVKSYLVSKGVPANKVYTEGKGKRNPVTGNTCKQKNRKQLIACLAPDRRVEVEVVGTQEVQKTTVPAQ, encoded by the coding sequence ATGAATAAACTTTCAAAGCTCGCGTTCATTGCAGCTACCGCAGTTATGGCTGCATCCGCTTCGGCACAGTCGGTGCCGGCGTCGCGACAAGCCGTGAATGACAACTGGGTGAATGGCACGGGCGAATGGGTGTGGATGAACGGCACGAACGAGCTCTGCTGGCGCGATGCGTTCTGGACGCCGGCCACCGCCAACGCGAAGTGCGATGGCGCACTGGTCGCCCAGGCACCGGCACCGGCCCCGGTCGCACCGGCTGCTCCGGCCATCACGAGCCAGAAGATTACGTACCAAGCCGATACGCTGTTCGACTTCGACAAGGCCATCCTGAAGCCGGCCGGCAAGCAGAAGCTTGACGAACTGGCTGCGAAGATCCAGGGCATGAACGTCGAAGTAGTCGTGGCCACGGGCTACACCGACCGCATCGGTTCGGACAAGTACAACGACCGTCTGTCGCTGCGCCGTGCGCAAGCCGTCAAGTCGTACCTGGTCAGCAAGGGCGTCCCGGCGAACAAGGTCTACACGGAAGGCAAGGGCAAGCGCAATCCGGTCACGGGCAACACCTGCAAGCAGAAGAACCGCAAGCAACTCATCGCCTGCCTCGCACCGGACCGCCGCGTGGAAGTCGAAGTGGTCGGTA